A portion of the Plasmodium relictum strain SGS1 genome assembly, chromosome: 11 genome contains these proteins:
- the CCT4 gene encoding T-complex protein 1 subunit delta, putative: protein MAEVAKHKNTENLNRNEKQSDVRQMNILAAKAVADVTRTSLGPKGMDKMIEDGKGGVIITNDGATILKEMAVAHPTAKMIVELSKAQDVEAGDGTTSVVVMCGSFLNVCKSLLDRNIHCQKISESFFEASVKSEEILRDMAIPVDLNDKNMLIKSAITSLNSKVVSHNSSLLAPIAVDVILKITDINKDTNVDLNNIRIVKKLGGTIEDTEIVDGLIFTSNKISKRAHGIKNLSQAKIGLIQFCLSLPKTDMDNTVVVKDYNSMDRLLREERLIIGKMIKKIASTGCNLLLIQKSILRDSVNDLALDFLAKAKIMVIKDIEREDIEFISKTCNCIPVASLDYFTPDKLGYAESVVTESIGYGEIVKITGVQSKNTISVLLRASNNLMLDEAERSLHDALCVVRSLIKEKAILPGGAAAEMELSQKLYQWANTLKGSKQICVKAFSDALELIPYTLAENAGLSPLHIVTELRNKHAEGHKYYGINIRTGTISNMIDEHVIQPLLVTSTAIKLATETVMMILKIDDTVICR from the exons ATGGCAGAAGTAGCAA aacATAAAAACACTGAAAATTTGAATAGGAATGAAAAGCAAAGTGATGTAAGgcaaatgaatattttagcAGCAAAGGCTGTTGCTGATGTAACAAGAACTAGTTTGGGTCCTAAAGGAATGGATAAAATG ATTGAAGATGGAAAAGGAGGCGTTATAATCACAAACGATGGGGCAACCATTCTGAAAGAAATGGCAGTTGCACATCCAACAGCGAAAATGATAGTTGAGCTTAGTAAAGCTCAAGATGTAGAAGCAGGAGATGGCACTACTTCAGTTGTTGTTATGTGTGGatcatttttaaatgtgTGTAAATCTCTTTTAGATAGAAATATTCATTGTCAAAAAATATCTGAAAGCTTTTTTGAGGCATCTGTGAAAAGTGAAGAAATACTAAGAGACATGGCTATACCTGTtgatttaaatgataaaaatatgttaataAAAAGTGCCATCACATCATTAAATTCAAAAGTAGTTTCACACAATTCTTCATTATTAGCACCAATAGCTGTTGATgtgatattaaaaattactGATATCAACAAAGATACAAATGTTGATCTCAATAATATAAgaattgtaaaaaaattaggtGGAACAATTGAAGATACAGAAATAGTAGATGGTTTAATTTTTACAAGTAATAAAATTAGCAAAAGAGCACAtggaataaaaaatttatcccAGGCAAAAATTGGTTTGATTCAATTTTGTTTATCTTTACCGAAAACTGATATGGATAATACAGTTGTAGTAAAAGATTATAATAGTATGGATAGATTGTTGAGAGAAGAAAGATTAATAATTGgcaaaatgataaaaaaaatagcaagCACAGGATGTAACTTAttattaatacaaaaaagtatattacgTGATTCTGTAAATGATTTAGCATTAGACTTTTTAGCAAAAGCAAAAATAATGGTTATAAAGGATATAGAAAGAGAAGATATAGAATTTATATCAAAAACTTGTAATTGTATTCCTGTAGCCAGCTTAGATTATTTTACTCCTGATAAATTGGGTTATGCAGAAAGTGTAGTAACAGAATCTATAGGATATGGAGAAATAGTTAAAATAACAGGAGTACAATCAAAAAATACCATTTCTGTTTTATTAAGAGCGTCTAATAATTTAATGCTAGATGAAGCAGAAAGATCACTACATGACGCATTATGTGTAGTTAGAAgtttaattaaagaaaaagcCATATTACCTGGTGGAGCAGCAGCTGAAATGGAATTATCTCAAAAATTATATCAATGGGCTAATACATTAAAAGGTTCCAAACAGATATGTGTTAAAGCTTTTTCAGATGCTTTAGAATTAATCCCATATACCTTAGCTGAAAATGCAGGATTATCGCCACTTCATATTGTTACAGAATTAAGAAACAAGCATGCAGAAGGCCATAAATATTATGGAATAAATATTAGAACAGGTACTATTTCTAATATGATTGATGAACATGTCATACAGCCTTTATTAGTTACATCAACAGCAATTAAATTGGCCACTGAAACAGTTATGATGATTCTTAAAATTGATGATACAGTCATTTGCAGATAA
- a CDS encoding U3 snoRNA-associated small subunit rRNA processing protein, putative, with amino-acid sequence MGVEKNICMPLKLSDVFHEEKIKNGDCNDKNLDKVKKEENKKNSKSILNKYKITEFNKNGIQKIQKKKKFHNENMKNENLNLSDKEPKLEIENDSDNNNTETNNEYHLSDLNKIKKRKSHNQSNLLIANGTTGLVVHNGIMCLSIKGIQPFIITSIKKSFCVYDPHKLRKAYASEYFSEDIKNLYCDNGYVYVIFNKKVYRINEYGKKKIFYNYHKYNIVNILTVSNYLLTYSKKEIIIWNDRYNENDSLVSDSNDELSDENEKKNQKEKGDEDNISDDFNDNYDSSGDGDNTYSQNETDNGNVVYTDEEKKLRKKKYNLKNNEKYYKDILVKSIELFDNNSDIEIKSIIHPVGYINKVIICTNENKLYLYNINKEKIIHEFSSIKKLNLSEQKHIKILSKTLVNEEISIITSTNELYIINIEKDEIVYSKNIYMDNDFVSCVNFYNYKYNDETNLAILIGTESGKILMINSKNSQYFIKRDVHDYIKNILISPQGYIYTSGYDNKINLLNLNKSSFTLEIIKKRNSCIGAINNIKYLDDENYKLIVSANMPNKKEGNLFIISPHNPEQNKDFSWNKKINILNKKIIDFDININRHYDWNNILICLENSDRVYLASSYKKTVSNEYLLLPFDIMNKEEKEIEENMIKKENEKNNLGEVDTSLNEDYRIYDDYKTYENFHIKKKKHATSVLISSCGHVGVVGYSDGEIHSFNIQSTTYRNEYKLNKYSLKSKAHKDGDILKLYLYGVNYFVSASNSKEDTFLRVWDMYTCDLIYSYNIKNEYNNITEDISIISYYHHNILTAVCLSNNYTLILDIEQKCITRKFHFSFPVTNIIFSKDNRLIFFALSNNTLLIYEIISHTFIDYLLFKNDIVAMEYNDIYLYTAHKNSFNFLYCFTNKNLFNNCNYLINDYKMFNAIPIEEFSDSNEEFHYNTTNIKELINMNDDINDMDDTLLLNEKGNNDLLNKNEKSDYKDLMKSYTSKENQINKNLLTMSGFNISKIAYLIFLDKIKENCRVEENIKKNEEIPFFLSAKLNNDIEYTDNDEKKFLENITNNDFDNNEEKKENNNEQIVKSKHITKSNGIQVHSSKLQEILAKNEDSYINVLKYLKSLSPSGVHYNILCLSTKKELENMMNFFIYHVKSNDNIDLIQAYILIFLKVHGKKLMKTKEQTLRNTISALLQETQRSWSNINFLFENIIFFIKFLTNIQLE; translated from the exons atgggagttgaaaaaaatatttgtatgCCTTTAAAACTTAGTGATGTTTTtcatgaagaaaaaattaaaaatggagattgtaatgataaaaatttagataaagtaaaaaaggaggaaaataaaaaaaacagtaaaagcatattaaacaaatataaaattactgaatttaataaaaatggaattcaaaaaatacaaaagaaaaaaaaatttcataatgaaaatatgaaaaatgaaaacttAAATTTAAGTGATAAAGAACCAAAATTAGAGATTGAAAATGAtagtgataataataatacagaAACAAATAATGAATATCATTTATcagatttaaataaaataaaaaaaagaaaatcacATAATCAaagtaatttattaattgctaATGGAACTACTGGTTTAGTTGTACATAATGGAATAATGTGCTTATCTATAAAAGGAATTCAACCATTTATTATCACAAGTATTAAAAAATCTTTTTGTGTTTATGATCCTCATAAATTAAGAAAAGCATATGCATCTGAATATTTTTCAGaggatattaaaaatttatactgCGATAATGGTTATGTTTAcgtaatttttaataaaaaagtttacAGAATTAATGAATATggtaaaaaaaagattttttataattatcataaatataatattgttAACATTTTAACTGTTTCTAACTATTTATTAACATATagtaaaaaggaaataataatatggaATGACAGATATAATGAAAACGACTCTCTTGTAAGTGATTCAAATGATGAATTATcagatgaaaatgaaaaaaaaaatcaaaaagaaaaaggagaTGAAGATAACATTTCTGATGattttaatgataattatGATAGTAGTGGTGACGGTGATAATACATATAGTCAAAACGAAACAGATAATGGAAATGTAGTTTATAcggatgaagaaaaaaaattaagaaaaaaaaaatataatttgaaaaataacGAAAAATACTACAAAGATATTTTGGTAAAATCAATTGAATTATTTGATAATAATTCAgatattgaaataaaaagtattattCATCCAGTGggatatataaataaagttattataTGTACTAacgaaaataaattatatttatataatattaataaagaaaagatAATTCACGAATTTAGTtcgataaaaaaattaaatttaagtGAACAGAAACACATAAAAATACTATCAAAAACATTAGTAAACGAGGAAATTTCTATAATTACATCTACtaatgaattatatataattaacattgaaaaagatgaaatagtttattctaaaaatatttatatggaTAATGATTTTGTTAGTTgtgtaaatttttataattataaatacaaTGATGAAACAAATTTAGCCATTTTAATAGGAACAGAAAGtggaaaaatattaatgatcaattcaaaaaatagtcaatattttattaaaagggATGTTCatgattatataaaaaatattttgatatCTCCACAaggttatatatatacaagtGGATATGATAATAAGATTAATTTGTTAAACTTAAATAAAAGCTCATTTACCTTAGAAATCATAAAAAAGAGGAATAGTTGCATTGGGGCTATTAATAACATCAAATATTTAGAtgatgaaaattataaattaatagtaTCAGCAAATATGcctaataaaaaagaagggAATTTATTTATCATAAGTCCACATAATCCTGAACAAAATAAAGATTTTTCATggaataagaaaataaatatattaaataaaaaaataattgatttcgatataaatataaacagACATTATGATTggaataatatattaatttgtttagaAAATTCTGATCGTGTATATTTAGCATCTTCTTACAAGAAGACTGTATCAAATGAATATTTGTTATTACCTTTTGATATAAtgaataaagaagaaaaggaaatagaagaaaatatgattaaaaaagaaaatgaaaaaaataatttaggaGAAGTAGACACTTCTCTAAATGAGGATTATAGGATATATGATGATTATAAAACTTAcgaaaattttcatataaaaaaaaaaaaacatgcaACAAGTGTACTAATATCTTCATGTGGCCATGTAGGTGTTGTTGGTTACAGTGATGGAGAAATTCATTCATTTAATATTCAATCAACAACATATagaaatgaatataaattaaataaatattcattaaaatcAAAAGCACATAAAGATGGTGATATATTAaagttatatttatatggAGTTAATTATTTTGTATCTGCTTCTAACTCAAAAGAAGACACTTTTTTAAGGGTATGGGATATGTATACATGTgatttaatatattcttataatattaaaaatgaatataataatataactGAAGATATAAGCATTATTTCATATTATCATCATAATATACTTACTGCTGTTTGTTTATCAAATAATTATACCCTAATTTTAGATATTGAACAGAAATGTATAACTagaaaatttcatttttcttttccagttacaaatattatatttagtaAAGATAATagacttattttttttgcattAAGTAATAATACTTTActaatatatgaaataatttCACATACCTTTATAGACTAtttattattcaaaaatGATATTGTTGCCATGGAATACAatgatatttatttatatactgcacataaaaatagttttaattttttatattgttttacaaataaaaatttatttaacaaCTGTAACTACTTGATTAATGATTACAAAATGTTTAATGCAATACCAATTGAAGAGTTCTCTGATTCAAATGAAGAATTTCATTACAACACTactaatataaaagaattaattaaCATGAATGATGATATTAACGATATGGATGATACCTTACTCTTAAatgaaaaaggaaataatgatctgttaaataaaaatgaaaaaagtgaTTATAAAGATTTAATGAAATCATATACTTCTAAAGAAAaccaaattaataaaaatttattaactATGTCAGGCtttaatatatcaaaaatagCTTACTTGatatttttagataaaataaaagaaaactGTAGAgtagaagaaaatattaagaaaaatgagGAAATTCCATTTTTTCTTAGCGCTAAgttaaataatgatatagaATATACAgataatgatgaaaaaaaatttttagaaaatatcACTAACAATGATTTtgataataatgaagaaaaaaaagaaaataataacgAACAAATTGTAAAAAGTAAACATATAACTAAGAGTAATGGTATTCAAGTACACTCCTCAAAATTGCAAGAAATTTTAGCAAAGAATGAAGATTCTTATATTA atgTTTTGAAATACTTAAAAAGTTTATCTCCATCAGGAGTACATTATAACATATTATGTTTAAGCACAAAAAAAGAg TTGGAAAATAtgatgaatttttttatttatcatgTTAAGTCAAATGACAATATAGATTTAATTCaagcatatatattaatttttttaaag GTGCAtggtaaaaaattaatgaaaacaaAAGAACAAACACTAAGAAATACTATAAGTGCTCTGCTTCAAGAAACACAAAGAAGTTGGtcaaatattaattttttatttgaaaatattattttttttattaagtttTTGACAAATATACAATTAGaataa